In the genome of Shewanella glacialimarina, one region contains:
- a CDS encoding HlyD family secretion protein yields MTDNKQPASNVEDLAMPEDATKESSQQHIAKDNAKTLKIRKVTNIILLVVCGLFVFHLIADRFIPITDLGRVRGFVVPITPQVSGEVIEISVIPNTLVQEGDVLAKINPIDYEIALQTAQQNVTQAGQNMGALSANVTASEAKVTSAKASLKNAQVQSKRIFAMADKGVMSQADADNARAELSSAEAGVASAQADLAKSKERLGSEGENNTNVKSALLALEQAKINLERTHIIAPTSGVAANFRLKEGVYAVAGQPIMTFISSEDVWIEASYRENSLGNMKAGDDVEFALDFAPGKVFKGKVAFIDYGIDWGQNEQSGKLAQASGQTGWLRQSQRFPVTITFDKEIAKGFKRVGGQADVIVYTDDSSIVNVFGKLWIRLISWLSYVR; encoded by the coding sequence ATGACTGATAACAAACAACCTGCGTCAAACGTGGAAGATCTCGCAATGCCTGAAGATGCGACAAAAGAGTCTTCTCAGCAACATATAGCTAAAGATAATGCTAAAACACTAAAAATAAGAAAAGTTACCAATATTATTTTATTGGTAGTATGCGGTTTGTTTGTTTTTCATTTAATTGCCGATAGATTTATACCGATAACCGATTTAGGCCGTGTAAGAGGCTTTGTTGTTCCTATTACTCCACAAGTCTCGGGAGAAGTCATCGAGATATCTGTTATCCCAAATACACTGGTACAAGAGGGAGATGTATTAGCTAAAATCAATCCAATTGATTATGAAATAGCATTACAAACCGCGCAGCAAAATGTCACACAGGCTGGTCAGAATATGGGGGCATTATCTGCTAATGTTACTGCTTCTGAAGCAAAAGTAACCAGTGCTAAAGCAAGTCTTAAAAATGCCCAAGTTCAGTCAAAACGTATTTTTGCTATGGCTGATAAAGGGGTGATGTCACAGGCTGATGCCGATAATGCTCGAGCCGAATTATCCAGTGCAGAAGCTGGCGTAGCCAGTGCTCAAGCGGATTTAGCTAAATCGAAAGAGAGACTAGGCAGTGAGGGCGAAAACAATACTAATGTTAAATCGGCTTTATTAGCACTTGAACAAGCTAAGATTAACCTAGAGAGAACTCATATTATCGCTCCGACTAGCGGGGTTGCAGCTAATTTTAGATTAAAAGAAGGCGTTTATGCCGTTGCGGGACAGCCTATAATGACCTTTATTTCATCTGAAGATGTGTGGATTGAAGCCAGTTATAGAGAAAACAGCTTAGGTAATATGAAGGCTGGCGATGATGTTGAGTTTGCTTTAGATTTTGCCCCAGGTAAGGTGTTTAAAGGCAAGGTTGCTTTCATTGATTATGGCATTGATTGGGGACAGAACGAGCAGAGTGGTAAATTAGCACAAGCATCAGGTCAAACTGGATGGTTAAGACAGTCTCAACGTTTTCCGGTAACAATAACTTTTGATAAAGAGATAGCAAAAGGCTTTAAACGTGTTGGTGGCCAGGCTGATGTGATTGTTTATACTGATGACAGTAGTATCGTCAATGTTTTTGGTAAATTGTGGATCCGCTTAATTAGCTGGTTATCTTATGTCAGGTAG
- a CDS encoding delta-class carbonic anhydrase: MKHIFMLVIASATVSLGVTAKDNLAEHHIAVSDKIIAAQRAELAENTHGKGFGPQSPRDINSLAGNNKIVFNQAPAYTQMNLCNIHFHKNAEHSGGEFTTYAGNGDGKGDSSGFKYSGSLNKKDLLPVKQAICPSQHGGLTPGDTIEVHYVHSTAQVSPGPTLGACLSESINNPQLRVETQVFVLVNNSDALDFGQLTQLGQSDGYNQALNIPSNTGDAIQYAGSTTGPGYNEQGSPLQVSWSVRPKVAQVNIATVGKWCESNVFNEDHAHGVRNLVTNLELLSAAQ; this comes from the coding sequence ATGAAACATATATTTATGCTTGTAATTGCCTCTGCCACGGTCTCTTTGGGAGTAACTGCCAAAGACAATCTTGCGGAGCACCATATCGCTGTGTCAGATAAGATCATTGCTGCGCAGCGTGCAGAACTTGCAGAAAACACCCATGGAAAAGGTTTCGGTCCTCAATCACCTCGCGATATTAATTCTTTAGCTGGCAACAATAAAATTGTTTTCAACCAAGCACCGGCTTATACCCAAATGAATCTATGTAATATTCATTTTCATAAAAATGCTGAACATTCTGGTGGAGAATTCACTACCTATGCCGGTAACGGTGACGGTAAAGGTGACTCATCTGGTTTCAAATATTCAGGTAGCTTAAATAAAAAAGACTTATTACCTGTGAAGCAAGCCATTTGTCCGAGTCAGCATGGCGGCCTAACGCCTGGGGATACTATTGAAGTGCATTATGTGCATTCTACCGCTCAAGTAAGCCCTGGCCCGACATTAGGTGCTTGTTTAAGTGAATCGATTAACAATCCACAACTTAGAGTTGAAACTCAAGTTTTTGTATTGGTGAATAATTCAGATGCGTTAGATTTTGGTCAGCTAACCCAATTAGGTCAAAGCGATGGTTATAACCAGGCATTAAATATTCCATCAAATACTGGTGATGCGATTCAATATGCCGGCTCGACAACGGGCCCTGGATATAATGAACAAGGCTCACCGCTTCAAGTATCGTGGAGTGTTCGTCCAAAAGTGGCTCAGGTGAATATCGCCACTGTGGGTAAATGGTGTGAAAGTAATGTGTTCAATGAAGATCATGCCCATGGCGTAAGAAATCTAGTGACGAATCTTGAGTTATTGTCTGCTGCTCAATAG
- a CDS encoding glyceraldehyde-3-phosphate dehydrogenase: MSADKHLQSWQERFEMAEAMQPLLGKLYRNQGVEVVVYGKPLLNASTIEIIKSHRLVRRHVGDKLRLRESFPFIQALSKLAVKQCKVDIGKLAVNYWRDHSDASQIEAYMATELSAGINYGDDTPARDVVLYGFGRIGRLLARLLIERTGKSNKLCLRAIVLRGGKKGDLEKRASLLRRDSVHGPFNGSVEIDEENNAIIANGTYIQVIYANSPDEVDYTQYGIKDALIVDNTGIWKDEAGLGLHLKSPGAAKVLLTAPASGAIKNVVHGVNDNDILPEDTIVSAASCTTNAITPVLKALNDKYGIENGHVETIHSYTNDQNLIDNYHSADRRGRSAPLNMVITETGAAKAVSKALPALEGKLTGNAIRVPTPNVSMAIISVNLNAETNRHDLNEYLKDMALLSELQNQIDFTESTEIVSSDLVGSRYAGVIDSQATIAEGKRAILYVWYDNEFGYSCQVVGVMQKMLGLTTLSLPNSQ; this comes from the coding sequence ATGAGCGCAGATAAACATCTACAAAGCTGGCAAGAACGTTTTGAAATGGCAGAAGCCATGCAACCTTTACTTGGTAAGTTATATCGTAACCAAGGTGTCGAAGTTGTGGTATACGGCAAGCCATTATTAAACGCATCAACCATTGAAATCATCAAGTCTCACCGTTTGGTTCGTCGTCATGTAGGTGATAAATTACGACTACGTGAAAGCTTCCCATTTATTCAAGCTCTTAGCAAGCTTGCTGTCAAGCAGTGTAAAGTCGATATTGGTAAATTAGCCGTAAATTATTGGCGCGACCACAGCGATGCTAGCCAAATAGAAGCGTATATGGCTACTGAGTTATCAGCGGGCATAAATTATGGTGATGATACGCCAGCACGTGACGTGGTGTTATACGGTTTTGGGCGTATTGGTCGTTTACTCGCGCGTTTATTAATTGAACGTACAGGTAAAAGTAATAAATTATGCTTACGTGCCATTGTGTTACGTGGCGGTAAGAAGGGTGATTTAGAGAAGCGGGCAAGTTTATTACGTCGCGATTCAGTACACGGGCCTTTCAATGGTTCAGTAGAGATTGATGAAGAAAATAATGCCATTATTGCAAATGGTACTTATATTCAAGTTATCTACGCCAATTCACCTGATGAAGTCGATTATACCCAATACGGGATCAAGGATGCGCTGATTGTCGATAATACAGGTATTTGGAAAGACGAAGCCGGTCTTGGCTTACACCTTAAGAGTCCTGGCGCGGCAAAAGTATTATTAACCGCACCAGCGAGTGGCGCAATCAAGAACGTGGTTCACGGTGTTAATGATAATGATATTCTGCCAGAAGACACCATTGTCTCTGCGGCCAGTTGTACTACTAATGCAATAACGCCTGTACTTAAAGCATTAAACGATAAATACGGTATTGAAAACGGTCACGTGGAAACAATTCACTCGTACACCAATGATCAAAATCTAATTGATAACTACCACAGCGCAGATCGCCGTGGTCGTAGTGCCCCACTTAATATGGTGATCACTGAAACTGGTGCGGCTAAAGCGGTGTCTAAGGCGCTACCTGCATTAGAAGGTAAATTAACCGGTAATGCGATCCGCGTCCCAACGCCTAACGTGTCTATGGCGATAATTAGTGTCAATTTAAATGCTGAAACTAACCGTCATGACTTAAATGAATACTTAAAAGATATGGCTTTATTGTCTGAATTGCAGAATCAAATCGATTTTACAGAATCGACAGAAATTGTATCAAGTGACTTAGTCGGTTCACGTTATGCCGGTGTGATTGATTCTCAAGCGACTATTGCTGAGGGAAAACGTGCCATTTTATACGTTTGGTATGACAACGAGTTTGGTTATAGCTGTCAAGTTGTTGGTGTTATGCAAAAAATGCTTGGATTAACCACGTTATCTTTACCAAATAGCCAATAG
- a CDS encoding DUF2989 domain-containing protein, which yields MKQNLVIITSFSFFIGFLGLLGCENDRNSDMICKNNPEICADLHQDSWCRFEKADLIRHRLQLKQTENPTGLQLYQQLIHLENYSNCIELAAGVQHILNPQRTQERARAFAVSTQTLSELRDYTKDNPDIYLAYYRWIRFNDKNSQDIVIKHYQNGAIDDPEILSQLAAYYVRVSPVDAKRIYRFLFTSVAAEQFNPDWLLGLASVFQQQQNFEYAYLFTKANSLMTDNQVDQKQLNGLINGNTELATVLDTQAQALIIDIKSANFANSISAQLLEDK from the coding sequence TTGAAGCAAAATCTAGTAATAATTACATCATTTAGTTTTTTTATAGGTTTTTTAGGCCTTTTGGGCTGTGAAAATGACCGAAACAGCGACATGATTTGTAAAAATAATCCTGAAATTTGTGCCGATTTACACCAAGATAGTTGGTGTCGATTTGAAAAAGCCGACCTAATCCGCCATAGACTACAATTAAAGCAAACCGAAAACCCGACTGGTCTGCAACTTTATCAACAACTCATTCATCTGGAAAACTACAGTAATTGTATCGAATTAGCTGCAGGGGTTCAGCACATATTAAATCCGCAGCGAACCCAAGAACGTGCAAGAGCCTTTGCTGTCAGCACCCAGACATTGAGTGAATTACGCGACTATACCAAGGACAATCCAGATATTTACTTAGCTTATTACCGCTGGATACGCTTCAACGATAAAAATTCACAAGATATTGTTATCAAACATTATCAAAATGGCGCAATTGACGATCCAGAAATACTGAGTCAATTAGCAGCTTATTATGTTCGTGTATCTCCAGTGGATGCCAAACGAATATACCGCTTTTTATTTACCTCCGTTGCGGCTGAACAATTTAATCCTGACTGGTTGTTAGGTTTGGCCAGTGTTTTTCAGCAACAACAAAATTTTGAATACGCATATTTGTTTACCAAGGCCAATTCGTTAATGACTGATAATCAAGTTGATCAAAAGCAACTCAACGGATTGATTAATGGTAATACTGAATTAGCGACTGTTTTAGATACACAAGCGCAAGCCTTAATCATAGACATAAAAAGCGCTAATTTTGCCAATTCAATCAGTGCTCAGTTATTAGAAGATAAATAA
- the gap gene encoding type I glyceraldehyde-3-phosphate dehydrogenase: MTIRVAINGYGRIGRNVLRALYESEKDYPIEIVALNDLGDASINAHLTKYDTVHGRFNAKVDHDEEAIYVNGDKILTFQERDPSKLPWAELKIDVVFECTGIFTSKESVQSHLTAGAKKVLISAPGKNVDATVVYGVNNEVLTADMTVVSNASCTTNCLAPIAKPLNDELGIESGLMTTIHSYTNDQRLSDVYHTDLRRARAAAMSMIPTQTGAAAAVGLVVPELQGKFDGLAVRVPTINVSLVDLTFLASRDTTVEEVNAIITRASLKAPMSEVLAINVEPLVSIDFNHNPFSSNFDATQTRVNGRLVKVMSWYDNEWGFSNRMLDNAVALMNAK, translated from the coding sequence ATGACTATCCGTGTTGCAATTAACGGCTACGGCCGTATCGGTAGAAATGTTTTACGTGCGCTTTATGAAAGCGAAAAAGACTATCCAATCGAAATCGTTGCGTTAAACGATTTAGGTGATGCGTCAATTAATGCTCACTTAACTAAATATGACACTGTACATGGTCGATTTAACGCTAAAGTTGATCATGACGAAGAAGCTATCTACGTTAATGGTGACAAAATTTTAACTTTCCAAGAACGTGACCCATCAAAGTTGCCTTGGGCTGAGTTAAAAATTGATGTTGTGTTTGAATGTACTGGTATTTTCACTTCAAAGGAATCAGTACAATCACACCTTACTGCTGGTGCAAAGAAAGTGCTTATTTCTGCGCCGGGTAAAAATGTTGATGCTACCGTAGTTTACGGCGTAAACAACGAAGTATTAACCGCTGACATGACTGTGGTTTCAAACGCCTCTTGTACCACTAACTGTTTAGCACCTATTGCTAAACCGTTAAATGATGAGTTAGGTATTGAATCAGGTTTAATGACCACTATCCACTCTTATACTAACGATCAACGTTTATCTGATGTGTATCACACAGATTTACGTCGTGCTCGTGCTGCTGCAATGTCAATGATCCCAACTCAAACTGGTGCAGCTGCTGCTGTTGGTCTAGTGGTTCCTGAGCTTCAAGGCAAATTTGACGGTTTAGCAGTACGTGTGCCAACCATTAACGTGTCTTTAGTTGATTTAACATTCTTAGCATCTCGTGACACCACGGTAGAAGAAGTTAATGCCATCATTACCCGCGCTTCACTAAAGGCGCCAATGTCTGAAGTGTTAGCGATTAATGTTGAGCCATTAGTGTCTATCGACTTTAACCACAACCCTTTCTCTTCTAATTTCGACGCAACACAAACACGTGTTAACGGCCGTTTAGTGAAAGTGATGTCATGGTATGACAATGAATGGGGTTTCAGTAACCGCATGTTAGATAATGCTGTTGCACTAATGAACGCTAAGTAA
- the nadA gene encoding quinolinate synthase NadA yields the protein MSLSAPQIETINYPFPPKPAVLSASEKLAYKARIKQLLIDHNAVLVAHYYTDPEIQALAEETGGCVSDSLEMARFGRDHPAKTLIVAGVKFMGETAKILSPEKTILMPTLEATCSLDLGCPIEQFNTFCDAHPDHTVVVYANTSAAVKARADWVVTSSIALEIVEHLDSQDKKIIWAPDRHLGAYINKQTGADMLLWQGDCIVHDEFQAKALRELKKQHPSAAILVHPESPASVVELADAVGSTSQLIKAAQTMPNDKFIVATDRGIFYKMQQAAPGKILLEAPTGGNGATCKSCAHCPWMAMNGLQAIEASLSDMDKTDHEIFVDDELRIKALIPLTRMLDFAKELNMKVKGNA from the coding sequence ATGAGCTTGTCGGCCCCCCAAATCGAAACGATTAATTATCCATTTCCGCCTAAACCCGCAGTCTTATCTGCTTCAGAGAAGCTGGCTTATAAGGCACGCATTAAGCAATTACTGATTGATCACAATGCGGTTCTCGTTGCCCATTATTATACCGACCCTGAAATTCAAGCCTTGGCAGAAGAAACCGGTGGTTGTGTATCTGACTCATTAGAAATGGCTCGTTTTGGTCGTGATCATCCTGCGAAAACATTAATTGTCGCAGGGGTCAAATTTATGGGTGAAACCGCTAAAATTTTAAGCCCAGAAAAAACCATTTTAATGCCAACTTTAGAAGCAACCTGTTCATTAGATTTAGGTTGTCCTATTGAGCAGTTCAATACTTTTTGCGATGCGCATCCTGATCATACAGTGGTGGTTTATGCTAATACCTCAGCGGCAGTGAAAGCCCGTGCAGATTGGGTTGTCACCTCAAGCATTGCATTAGAAATTGTAGAGCACTTAGATAGCCAAGATAAAAAAATCATCTGGGCACCGGATCGTCACCTAGGCGCTTACATTAATAAACAAACTGGTGCTGATATGCTGTTATGGCAAGGCGACTGTATTGTGCATGATGAGTTTCAAGCCAAAGCATTACGCGAGCTTAAAAAACAACATCCAAGTGCAGCTATTCTGGTTCATCCAGAATCACCTGCTAGTGTGGTTGAACTTGCTGATGCAGTAGGCTCCACTAGTCAGTTGATTAAAGCCGCGCAAACCATGCCAAATGATAAGTTTATTGTCGCAACCGATCGCGGTATTTTCTATAAAATGCAACAAGCGGCTCCCGGTAAAATATTACTTGAAGCCCCAACCGGCGGCAACGGCGCAACCTGTAAAAGCTGTGCCCATTGCCCATGGATGGCGATGAATGGTCTACAAGCCATTGAAGCCTCGTTATCTGATATGGATAAAACAGACCACGAGATTTTTGTCGATGATGAACTACGCATAAAAGCATTAATTCCACTGACACGCATGCTAGATTTTGCCAAAGAATTGAACATGAAAGTGAAGGGTAACGCGTAA
- a CDS encoding dihydrolipoyllysine-residue acetyltransferase: MIKDFILPDIGEGVVECELVDWLVAEGDTVEEDQPIADVMTDKALVQIPAPNAGVITKLYYAKGEIAIVHAPLYSVRLADDSDADSAETIPASQTVTATADTSTVNVSGANVSSTTIEDFLLPDIGEGIVECELVDWLVAEGEMVVEDQPIADVMTDKALVQIPAMKAGKIVKHYYRKGQLAKVHSPLFAIEVESEFVNTAATAEVVQQDTQHAASSNHSSSTEPVTQGKALASPAVRRLARSLDINIADVSGSGKHGRVYKEDIERHQQGGVVNSAPVSTVNALTTAPSATVSSSVNTATINTADRVEPIKGVKAIMARMMVESVSTIPHFTYCEEFDLTELVALRETMKQRYSTDEVKLTMMPFFMKAMSLALTQFPILNSQVNADCTELTYKSRHNIGMAVDSKVGLLVPNVKDVQLKSILDIAAEITRLTTDARSGRVSPADLKEGTISISNIGALGGTVATPIINKPEVAIVALGKLQVLPRFNAKGEVEARKIMQVSWSGDHRVIDGGTIARFCNLWKHYLEQPQEMLMAMR, from the coding sequence ATGATTAAAGATTTTATTTTACCCGACATTGGTGAAGGCGTTGTTGAATGCGAGTTGGTGGATTGGTTAGTTGCCGAAGGTGACACAGTAGAAGAAGACCAACCGATAGCTGATGTGATGACTGACAAAGCGTTAGTGCAAATACCGGCTCCTAACGCTGGGGTGATCACTAAGCTGTACTATGCCAAAGGCGAGATAGCGATAGTACACGCACCTTTATATTCAGTCAGATTAGCTGATGATTCAGATGCAGACTCTGCTGAAACTATCCCTGCGTCACAAACTGTGACGGCAACTGCTGATACTTCAACCGTTAATGTCAGTGGTGCAAATGTATCAAGCACAACAATTGAAGACTTTCTATTACCCGATATTGGTGAAGGCATTGTTGAGTGTGAATTAGTTGATTGGTTAGTTGCAGAAGGTGAAATGGTTGTTGAAGATCAACCCATTGCTGATGTGATGACAGATAAAGCGCTAGTACAAATACCAGCAATGAAAGCCGGTAAAATTGTGAAGCATTATTACCGTAAAGGTCAGTTAGCTAAAGTGCATTCACCTTTATTTGCCATTGAAGTTGAAAGTGAATTTGTTAATACTGCTGCGACAGCTGAAGTTGTCCAACAAGATACTCAGCACGCAGCAAGTTCAAACCACAGTTCGTCTACGGAACCTGTTACTCAAGGTAAAGCGCTAGCTAGCCCAGCCGTTCGCCGTTTAGCGCGCAGTTTAGACATTAACATTGCCGATGTGTCAGGTTCAGGTAAGCATGGTCGTGTATACAAAGAAGATATAGAACGTCATCAGCAAGGCGGAGTTGTTAACTCTGCGCCAGTGTCAACGGTTAACGCTTTGACAACAGCGCCTTCAGCGACAGTTTCTAGCTCTGTTAATACAGCAACTATTAATACAGCAGATCGTGTCGAGCCAATTAAAGGCGTTAAAGCCATTATGGCGCGAATGATGGTTGAATCTGTATCGACTATTCCTCATTTTACCTATTGTGAAGAGTTTGATTTAACTGAGCTGGTCGCATTACGTGAAACGATGAAGCAGCGCTATTCAACTGATGAAGTTAAGCTAACTATGATGCCTTTCTTTATGAAAGCCATGTCTTTAGCATTAACTCAGTTCCCGATTTTGAATAGTCAAGTCAATGCCGATTGCACAGAGTTAACCTATAAGTCTCGCCATAATATTGGGATGGCGGTTGATTCAAAAGTGGGTTTGTTGGTACCAAACGTCAAGGACGTACAGTTAAAATCTATTTTAGATATTGCTGCTGAAATCACCCGTTTGACCACAGATGCAAGAAGTGGCCGAGTATCACCGGCGGATTTGAAAGAAGGCACAATTTCTATTTCAAATATAGGTGCATTAGGTGGCACAGTCGCAACGCCTATTATTAACAAACCTGAAGTCGCTATAGTGGCATTAGGTAAGTTACAAGTATTGCCACGTTTTAATGCCAAAGGTGAAGTTGAGGCGCGTAAAATCATGCAAGTCAGTTGGTCTGGCGACCACCGTGTGATTGATGGCGGCACCATTGCGAGATTCTGTAACTTGTGGAAGCACTATTTAGAGCAGCCACAAGAGATGTTAATGGCTATGCGCTAG
- a CDS encoding alpha-ketoacid dehydrogenase subunit beta: MAQMNMLHAINEALSIAMKADERMVVFGEDVGHFGGVFRATSGLQEQFGRDRCFNTPLTEQGIAGFANGLAAHGMTAVAEIQFADYIFPAFDQIVNETAKFRYRSGNEFNVGGLTFRTPYGGGIAGGHYHSQSPEAYFTQTPGLKVVIPRNPEQAKGLLLASIRDPNPVIFFEPKRLYRASVGEVPEGDYIIELGKADVVKQGTDVTVLAWGAQVEIVEKACAMAAKEGISCEIIDLRTLAPWDIDTVAKSVKKTGRLVINHEAPLTGGFAGEIAATIQQECFLHLESPINRVCGLDTPYPLIHEKEYMPDELKTFEAIKTTMAF, from the coding sequence GTGGCTCAAATGAATATGTTACACGCCATCAATGAGGCGTTATCAATTGCCATGAAAGCCGATGAGCGCATGGTAGTTTTTGGGGAAGATGTTGGCCACTTCGGTGGTGTTTTTCGAGCAACTTCTGGATTACAAGAGCAGTTTGGTCGTGATCGCTGCTTTAATACACCACTAACCGAACAAGGTATTGCGGGTTTTGCTAACGGTTTAGCTGCACACGGCATGACCGCGGTAGCTGAGATCCAGTTTGCAGATTATATTTTTCCAGCGTTCGATCAAATCGTCAATGAAACGGCTAAATTCCGTTATCGCAGTGGTAATGAGTTTAATGTGGGTGGATTAACCTTCCGCACCCCTTATGGTGGTGGTATTGCTGGTGGTCATTATCACTCCCAGTCTCCAGAAGCGTACTTTACCCAAACTCCGGGATTAAAAGTGGTTATACCGCGTAATCCTGAGCAAGCTAAAGGATTATTGTTAGCCTCAATCCGCGATCCAAATCCAGTGATTTTCTTCGAGCCAAAGCGTTTATATCGCGCATCCGTTGGGGAAGTGCCTGAAGGCGATTACATTATCGAACTTGGTAAAGCTGACGTGGTTAAACAGGGCACAGATGTGACTGTTTTAGCCTGGGGCGCTCAGGTTGAAATCGTTGAGAAAGCCTGTGCTATGGCGGCTAAAGAAGGTATTTCATGCGAAATTATCGATTTACGTACCTTAGCACCGTGGGATATCGATACTGTGGCTAAGTCGGTTAAGAAAACAGGCCGCTTAGTCATAAACCATGAAGCACCATTGACAGGTGGTTTTGCGGGTGAAATCGCGGCGACGATTCAACAGGAATGTTTCTTACATTTAGAGTCTCCGATCAATCGAGTCTGTGGTTTAGATACACCTTATCCACTTATTCATGAAAAAGAATATATGCCAGATGAGCTGAAAACATTTGAAGCCATCAAAACCACAATGGCATTTTAG
- a CDS encoding thiamine pyrophosphate-dependent dehydrogenase E1 component subunit alpha, with the protein MSNAPLSNETVHRVSFLDKASLHIPILRVLQADGNTYENAVLPVIDQDLAAKIYDTCIFTRVLDERMLGAQRQGRISFYMTCTGEEAAIIGSVAALDQGDVILAQYREHAALRYRGFTTEQFMNQMFSNEKDLGKGRQMPIHYGSKALNYHTISSPLATQIPQATGVAYAQKLKGERNVTICYFGEGAASEGDFHAGLNMAAVLKAPVIFFCRNNGYAISTPTEEQFAGNGIASRGVGYGMHTIRVDGNDMLAVLAATQQARAYALEHNAPVLIEAMTYRLGAHSSSDDPSGYRSKDEEAKWQQHDPVKRFKLWLINKGWINEADDSKAHEKYREEVLAAVKVAEKIPVPRLDEIIEDVLDQPTAVLKKQLKELKEHINKYPKAYPKSAGRL; encoded by the coding sequence ATGAGCAACGCACCACTGAGCAACGAAACAGTGCATCGTGTCAGCTTTCTCGACAAGGCGTCATTGCACATTCCCATTTTGCGTGTTTTACAGGCAGATGGCAACACTTACGAAAACGCAGTGTTACCCGTTATCGATCAAGATTTAGCGGCGAAAATCTATGACACTTGCATATTTACCCGAGTTTTAGATGAACGTATGTTAGGTGCACAGCGCCAGGGGCGTATTAGCTTTTATATGACCTGTACCGGTGAAGAGGCGGCCATTATTGGTAGTGTTGCTGCGTTAGACCAAGGTGATGTGATTTTAGCTCAGTACCGTGAGCATGCTGCACTGCGTTATCGTGGTTTTACCACTGAACAATTTATGAATCAGATGTTCAGTAATGAAAAAGATTTGGGTAAAGGCCGTCAAATGCCAATCCACTATGGTAGTAAAGCGCTTAATTACCATACTATTTCATCTCCTTTAGCCACTCAAATACCGCAAGCTACTGGCGTTGCATATGCGCAAAAGCTAAAAGGCGAGCGTAATGTCACTATTTGTTATTTTGGCGAAGGTGCAGCATCAGAAGGTGACTTCCATGCAGGCTTAAATATGGCCGCGGTGTTAAAAGCCCCAGTCATCTTTTTCTGCCGTAACAATGGCTATGCTATTTCAACCCCAACAGAAGAGCAATTCGCGGGTAACGGTATTGCCAGTCGCGGTGTAGGTTATGGCATGCATACTATTCGTGTTGATGGGAATGATATGTTGGCTGTACTGGCTGCAACACAGCAAGCGCGTGCTTATGCATTAGAGCACAATGCACCAGTATTAATTGAAGCCATGACGTATCGTCTTGGTGCGCATTCATCATCAGATGATCCATCGGGATATCGCTCTAAAGATGAAGAAGCAAAATGGCAACAACATGACCCGGTAAAACGCTTCAAGCTATGGTTAATCAATAAAGGTTGGATTAACGAAGCTGATGACAGTAAAGCCCACGAGAAATACCGTGAAGAAGTGCTTGCTGCGGTGAAAGTCGCCGAGAAGATACCTGTACCTCGATTAGATGAAATTATTGAAGATGTGTTAGATCAACCAACTGCAGTGCTGAAAAAGCAGCTTAAAGAGTTGAAAGAACACATCAACAAATATCCTAAAGCCTATCCAAAAAGTGCAGGGAGACTATAA